One Triticum dicoccoides isolate Atlit2015 ecotype Zavitan chromosome 5B, WEW_v2.0, whole genome shotgun sequence genomic window carries:
- the LOC119311567 gene encoding uncharacterized protein LOC119311567 isoform X2 → MGRKAGLYINSKKFGGVVKPCMLEMTAFLNCLALNKQIDEKCTRQKELLITCTQAQKGRPKNAAKTINYHLQRLGRDKFH, encoded by the exons ATGGGTCGGAAAGCTGGGCTGTACATAAACTCAAAGAAGTTTGGCGGCGTCGTTAAGCCGTGCATGCTGGAGATGACGGCCTTCCTCAACTGCCTCGCCTTGAACAAGCAGATCGATGAAAAGTGCACGAGGCAGAAGGAGCTCTTGATCACCTGTACCCAGGCTCAG AAGGGCAGGCCGAAGAACGCGGCCAAGACCATCAATTACCATCTTCAGAGGCTTGGGCGGGACAAGTTCCACTAG
- the LOC119311567 gene encoding uncharacterized protein LOC119311567 isoform X1, translating into MPDRLLPTATPWSQPARSGPSSNPLLAQPPPGSYYSYPHLSRAPDLNSLLHTPSASNASNAAAGAIDLARAYTPLGCALPKYPRHGLSAGSGPDQSSLGAFFSNKSSSSNVQVNLPGEGSTSTIDGMPHGAVQFQDSSAAQMMQKLASKPAPRHQPAPLTDRMHVSCLNVGGELFVGDAGPFGVLCSCHQLRMSVAKFCEHAGGPAEKAGEIVLMENGMSIAHWFKYCVGVGSYVTDTKCDRPEWACIDPSPEGYRLKNLLARNTSMEKVGLFNGYGKGTGPINGTVYSNDLRKSTGPISGTVYSNDLHNEGRGHTTVEKLGNKRDETYYRSADVHTSFARNFALLQNCETNLGLAKNHTVNTANLNQISRLSGSPYITASTSAHHNGNHSSHNYADLLENNSGASFRNPAPRSPVVFSNDTRAGRYNFHNKILQDSLSSASNTELKLGQSSYHQSLTALFPSAQSTLIDFQRPQSHLPSVTQNHCPRQTVKVSKNIGEHNGPPVGRGTSEQSNGVANAINRSEGGKVTDASAKNSFISIFLSHLERNSEAIDDILKSSEHSLPRGLDGAYSSYHSKIASRQVEPRANDNPSKLASTSIHTERISYDRALSVALSGSSKVVPLANSQNSLIHSDCRSHLLPRQPNAGSSKVCDGAYSSYYSKSANRQVEPRANDNHSNSVSTSIHTKMISDGIALSVAPSGYPSKVVPLANSHEPLIHSDCQSHLLHRQPNAGSSKICAGVPCPANCRTGNHAGDVSHQAPCMYDKTANGHNTFECVDDSCTHRSSRVAKIICHCRNSCSSSREFLPSFGQHDQSALEKSIHRCCYRVQEDVSRLGFGAGHLCRTQFSNDGAPIHKLGLHELCTCSTFIPRPSLCSEDYILQPSCHVCSPDGFHYRSSMGHATNSLTKCPLLDAPNNKKKSGPCWDGRCCCSVVPKCLTGCGFAKHCDDRIDQSGSSLQKCKHDMQLPIRCVGESEKLRCHCSSSAQTPLLKAVSNKMTNQLFAPISERLKNVSEESVANASSPYIAVKEKNGSCRGSGVCKERLNPGFSSGSSSAVVTKFPASPEFNNTSSCVDKYGVEHKKLMFDEGSRTEKSLSSSYDVPVNTGCEKSLNSSSTFHLDSSKVKRKHYQISDGITLKDNGKQQCSETRRKSRRLKCSEEQSVSDDCTRKITLQSENGDPQPQNEVSSYSCSVSKIKRKHTTMQRNKPVKRPHIHQEILKGGEQSDGEGIMVGELNSSEEKKQVEDMSTLVRTKHQQEGSRVFARKPPKYVSLNCILKEPKSENICSEVPLLDSSLIATGITDDNRKFRKIAPLSLVLKKAKRCNAVKTPCNTENIHSCEEKSAVRPVGKYSFGNQNYSSKAEDGIQSSKKSRYSPNALMLRPNIERDCKRPCIDIGEGQPIGPTDAETSQLSVQTSRKGFRNRRSSVSVNRIKRCEESANRSARGPCDDKQNVVQACEVNVGRYKERLSSADSCCVCRIPYLEPCNKLMECSKCFVKAHQACYGVLKVPRGQWFCRPCKTQANAQDTVCVLCGYGGGAMTRALNAQKILTSLRKGLRVTSQADKHVKHDPSYASRSTSLENISRVDKQTLVDTAHEENTISSSWTVNHSSSLLVPQMLRWVHVVCGLWTPGTKCPNPTTMSAFDLSGALPAKSDYACSMCDRAGGSFMMCRDVNCSVTFHAWCAHQRGLLQSDPEGEHNEYIGFYGRCLNHATNRKECLRSNEWTCARTEGFKGRKGEGCSGSNYKKPQVKSSECSVSQEQINAWLRINGSKPCIRRQSKGWKHLVVYKSGIHELGLYTSEFIPRGSMVIEYVGEIVGQRVADKREIEYHSGKRQQYKSVCYFFKIDKEHIIDATRKGGIARFINHSCMPNCVAKIISVKNEKKVVFFSERHIDPGEEITYDYHFNQEDEGERIPCFCRSFSCRRYLN; encoded by the exons ATGCCGGACCGGCTGTTGCCGACCGCCACCCCGTGGAGTCAGCCCGCGAGATCCGGGCCGAGCAGCAACCCCCTGCTCGCTCAACCTCCTCCCGGGAGTTACTACAGCTACCCCCATTTGAGCCGTGCGCCGGACCTCAACTCCCTGCTCCACACCCCCAGCGCCAGCAATGCCAGCAATGCTGCTGCGGGTGCCATTGATCTTGCTCGCGCTTATACTCCGCTCGGTTGCGCGCTGCCAAAGTACCCGAGGCACGGGCTGTCGGCCGGCAGCGGCCCCGACCAGTCTTCCTTGGGGGCATTCTTCTCCAACAAAAGTTCCTCCTCAAATGTGCAGGTTAATTTGCCGGGGGAAGGTTCGACTTCGACCATCGATG GAATGCCCCACGGCGCCGTGCAGTTTCAGGATTCAAGTGCAGCACAAATGATGCAGAAGCTGGCATCCAAACCGGCCCCTCGCCATCAGCCCGCGCCTCTCACGGATCGTATGCATGTCTCCTGCCTGAACGTCG GTGGAGAGCTCTTCGTGGGTGATGCTGGGCCTTTTGGAGTTCTTTGCTCATGTCATCAGTTGAGGATGTCTGTAGCTAAGTTCTGTGAG CATGCAGGAGGGCCTGCAGAAAAAGCTGGTGAAATTGTCCTCATGGAGAATGGCATGAGTATTGCACACTGGTTCAAATACTGCGTAGGG GTTGGATCATATGTTACTGACACTAAGTGTGACCGGCCAGAATGGGCGTGTATAGATCCTTCTCCAGAAGGATACAGGCTGAAAAATCTCCTTGCGAGAAACACTAGTATGGAAAAAGTGGGGTTATTCAATGGATATGGAAAAGGCACAGGACCTATAAACGGAACAGTTTATTCGAATGATCTACGAAAAAGCACAGGACCTATAAGCGGAACAGTTTATTCCAATGATCTGCACAATGAGGGTAGAGGGCACACTACCGTTGAAAAGCTAGGGAATAAGAGAGATGAAACATATTACAGGAGTGCCGATGTCCACACATCCTTTGCTAGGAACTTTGCTTTACTGCAGAATTGTGAAACAAATCTAGGGCTTGCTAAAAACCATACTGTTAATACAGCGAACCTAAATCAAATTAGCAGGCTAAGTGGAAGCCCATATATTACAGCAAGCACGAGTGCACATCACAATGGGAATCATTCGTCACATAATTATGCAGATCTTCTGGAGAATAACTCTGGTGCCTCGTTTCGTAATCCAGCTCCAAGATCTCCAGTAGTTTTTAGCAATGATACTAGGGCAGGCAGATATAATTTTCACAACAAAATACTCCAAGATAGTTTGAGCAGTGCTTCGAACACCGAATTGAAGCTTGGGCAATCCTCTTATCATCAATCTCTGACTGCCCTATTTCCGTCGGCGCAGTCAACATTAATTGATTTTCAAAGACCTCAGTCACATCTGCCATCAGTAACTCAAA ATCATTGTCCAAGGCAAACAGTCAAGGTCAGTAAAAATATAGGGGAACATAATGGACCACCAGTTGGTAGAGGAACTAGCGAACAATCTAATGGAGTTGCTAATGCTATCAATCGTTCTGAAGGTGGCAAGGTTACAGATGCATCAGCCAAGAACTCATTTATCTCAATATTTCTTTCGCATCTTGAGAGGAATAGTGAAGCCATTGATGATATTCTCAAGAGTAGTGAGCATAGCCTTCCTAGGGGTCTGGATGGTGCATATAGTTCCTATCATTCAAAAATTGCAAGTAGACAAGTTGAGCCAAGGGCTAATGATAATCCTTCTAAGTTGGCCTCTACCAGCATTCATACTGAAAGGATATCATATGACAGGGCTCTTTCAGTGGCACTCAGTGGATCTTCAAAAGTTGTACCACTTGCAAATAGTCAGAACTCTCTAATCCATAGTGACTGCCGGTCGCATTTGCTGCCTAGGCAACCCAATGCTGGAAGCTCCAAAGTTTGTGATGGTGCATATAGTTCCTATTATTCAAAAAGTGCAAATAGACAAGTTGAGCCAAGGGCCAATGATAATCATTCTAATTCGGTCTCTACCAGTATTCATACGAAAATGATATCAGATGGCATTGCTCTTTCAGTGGCACCCAGTGGATATCCTTCAAAAGTTGTACCTCTTGCAAATAGTCATGAGCCCTTAATCCATAGTGACTGCCAGTCGCATTTGCTGCATAGACAACCTAATGCTGGAAGCTCCAAAATTTGTGCAGGAGTTCCATGTCCTGCAAATTGCAGGACTGGCAATCATGCGGGTGATGTATCCCATCAGGCTCCCTGTATGTATGATAAAACG GCCAATGGACACAATACTTTTGAGTGTGTAGACGACTCATGCACACACAGAAGTTCGAGAGTTGCCAAAATCATCTGCCATTGTCGAAATTCCTGCTCTTCATCTAGGGAGTTTCTACCTAGTTTTGGCCAACATGATCAATCAGCGTTAGAAAAATCAATACATCGATGCTGTTACAGAGTTCAGGAAGATGTTTCTAGACTTGGTTTTGGAGCTGGTCACTTGTGCCGAACTCAATTCTCGAATGACGGTGCTCCAATCCATAAACTAG GGTTGCATGAGCTTTGCACCTGCTCCACTTTCATACCAAGGCCATCACTATGTTCTGAAGATTATATCTTGCAGCCTTCTTGCCACGTGTGCTCTCCTGATGGGTTTCATTACAGAAG TTCCATGGGACATGCAACCAACAGCTTGACCAAATGCCCTCTGCTCGATGCACCTAATAATAAGAAAAAATCAGGTCCATGTTGGGATGGCAGATGCTGCTGCTCTGTAGTCCCAAAATGTTTGACAGGTTGTGGCTTTGCAAAGCACTGCGATGACAGAATTGACCAAAGTGGTAGTAGTTTACAAAAGTGCAAGCATGATATGCAACTGCCTATCAGATGTGTGGGAGAGAGTGAAAAATTAAGATGCCATTGCTCAAGCAGTGCTCAAACACCTTTGTTGAAAGCTGTCTCTAATAAAATGACAAACCAGCTTTTCGCTCCTATATCAGAGAGACTGAAGAATGTATCAGAAGAATCAGTGGCCAACGCCAGCTCGCCTTATATAGCTGTAAAGGAGAAAAATGGCTCCTGTAGAGGTTCTGGTGTATGTAAAGAACGACTGAATCCTGGTTTTTCTTCTGGATCCTCCAGTGCTGTGGTGACAAAGTTTCCAGCATCACCTGAATTTAACAATACATCCTCGTGTGTGGATAAATATGGCGTTGAACACAAAAAGCTCATGTTTGACGAAGGATCAAGAACTGAGAAATCTTTGTCGTCAAGCTATGATGTGCCTGTCAATACAGGATGTGAAAAGTCCCTAAATAGTTCCTCTACATTTCACTTGGACTCATCTAAAGTGAAGCGAAAACATTATCAGATTTCTGACGGAATTACACTCAAAGATAATGGCAAGCAACAATGTTCTGAAACACGAAGGAAATCAAGAAGATTGAAGTGCTCTGAGGAACAGTCAGTGTCAGATGATTGTACTAGGAAAATTACTTTGCAGTCCGAAAATGGAGACCCTCAACCACAGAATGAGGTTAGTTCGTATTCTTGCAGTGTGTCAAAAATTAAACGGAAACATACTACCATGCAACGAAATAAGCCAGTGAAACGGCCTCACATCCATCAAGAGATTTTGAAAGGTGGTGAGCAGTCAGATGGTGAGGGCATTATGGTTGGAGAATTAAATTCCTCTGAGGAGAAGAAGCAAGTAGAGGATATGAGCACTCTGGTTAGAACAAAACATCAACAGGAAGGGAGCCGAGTGTTTGCTCGAAAACCGCCTAAATATGTTTCTCTCAACTGCATTCTAAAGGAACCTAAGAGTGAAAATATTTGTAGTGAGGTTCCCCTTCTCGATTCTAGCTTAATTGCTACAGGGATAACAGATGATAATCGAAAATTTCGTAAAATTGCTCCACTTAGTCTGGTTCTTAAAAAGGCGAAGAGATGCAATGCTGTCAAAACCCCCTGCAACACAGAAAACATCCACTCTTGTGAGGAAAAGAGTGCAGTTCGTCCTGTAGGTAAATATTCTTTTGGTAATCAAAATTACAGTTCAAAAGCTGAAGATGGAATTCAGAGTTCCAAAAAGAGTAGATATTCACCTAATGCCTTGATGTTGAGACCGAACATTGAGCGTGACTGCAAAAGACCCTGCATCG ATATTGGGGAAGGTCAGCCTATTGGCCCAACAGATGCGGAGACAAGCCAACTTTCAGTGCAAACATCAAGAAAAG GATTTAGGAATCGAAGATCAAGTGTATCTGTTAATAGGATTAAGCGGTGTGAGGAATCTGCAAATAGATCAGCACGTGGTCCTTGTGACGATAAACAAAATGTGGTTCAAGCCTGTGAAGTGAATGTTGGAAG GTACAAAGAAAGGCTTAGCTCAGCTGATTCATGTTGTGTTTGTCGAATTCCATACCTGGAGCCTTGCAATAAGTTGATGgagtgcagcaagtgctttgtcaaA GCGCACCAAGCTTGCTATGGTGTTCTAAAAGTTCCAAGAGGCCAATGGTTCTGTAGACCCTGCAAGACCCAGGCCAATGCCCAGGACACT GTTTGCGTTTTATGTGGCTATGGAGGTGGGGCCATGACAAGGGCATTGAACGCCCAAAAAATCCTGACAAGTTTGCGAAAAGGTCTGAGAGTTACATCACAAGCAGATAAACATGTCAAACACGATCCATCTTATGCGTCAAGATCAACGAGTTTGGAAAACATATCTAGAGTAGATAAACAGACGTTAGTAGACACTGCACATGAGGAGAACACCATCAGCAGCTCATGGACTGTGAACCACAGTTCAAGTCTACTCGTTCCACAAATGTTGCGGTGGGTCCATGTGGTCTGTGGTCTGTGGACACCTGGTACAAAATGCCCAAATCCCACCACAATGAGCGCCTTCGATCTATCAGGTGCTTTACCTGCCAAGAGTGATTAT GCATGCTCGATGTGTGACAGAGCTGGGGGTTCATTCATGATGTGCCGAGATGTGAATTGCTCGGTGACCTTCCATGCTTGGTGTGCCCACCAGAGG GGTCTGTTGCAAAGTGATCCAGAAGGCGAGCATAATGAATATATTGGTTTTTATGGGAGATGCCTGAATCATGCTACTAACCGCAAGGAATGCTTGAGAAGCAATGAATGGACATGTGCACGTACAGAG GGTTTTAAAGGACGAAAGGGTGAAGGCTGTTCTGGTTCTAATTACAAGAAACCTCAAGTGAAGAGTAGTGAGTGCAGTGTTTCCCAAGAACAGATAAATGCTTGGCTACGGATAAATGGATCAAAGCCTTGCATAAGAAGACAG TCCAAAGGATGGAAGCATTTGGTAGTGTATAAATCTGGCATACATGAACTTGGCCTCTACACATCAGAGTTTATACCGCGTGGCTCCATG GTTATAGAGTATGTTGGTGAAATTGTCGGGCAGCGTGTTGCCGACAAAAGAGAGATCGAGTACCACTCTGGGAAACGGCAACAGTACAAGAGCGTCTGCTATTTCTTCAAGATTGACAAGGAGCATATTATCGATGCCACCCGCAAGGGCGGCATTGCAAGATTCATCAACCACTCATGCATG CCAAACTGCGTCGCGAAAATAATCTCGGTCAAGAATGAGAAGAAG GTAGTGTTCTTCTCGGAGCGCCACATAGATCCGGGCGAGGAAATCACGTACGATTATCACTTCAACCAAGAGGATGAAGGCGAAAGGATCCCTTGCTTCTGTAGATCATTTAGCTGCAGGCGGTATCTCAACTAG